A section of the Pedobacter sp. HDW13 genome encodes:
- a CDS encoding TonB-dependent receptor has protein sequence MKNLLFAALVAILPFFASAQLAVTGKVTDQNRNALPGATVKIKNKKTIVLSDAGGNFTLSNLADGKYTFVVSYVGYKTEEKTVTLSQNSTIDFSLTAQNFLADEVIVRATRATEKSATTYKNIGKEEIQQNNFGQDLPFILQNTPGVVVNSDAGAGVGYTGIRIRGSDNSRINVTVNGIPINDSESQGTFYVNMPDFASSVDNVQIQRGVGTSTNGAGAFGASLNIQTTASETEPYAEVNSTYGSFDTWKNTVKVGTGLINNRFSFDGRLSRISSDGYVDRGSSLLKSYFLSGAYHGNKDLLRVNVFSGNEKTYQSWNGIPQSRLENDVAGMNAYIARNELSAEDAANLLNSGRRYNSFLYNNQTDNYVQNHYQLIYARQFSDQFSFNGALHYTQGSGYYEEYRVQDQLKNYGLNPVVIAGGTPITKTDLIRRRWLDNDFYGVTYAFNYVPQKNLNFTLGGAYNEYKGAHFGQVIWAQYASNGNIDRHYYDNDGFKTDFNTYAKVNYSPIESLSLFADLQYRRVYYDIAGTENKLNSLAINKTLNFFNPKFGATYFINPESNVYASFSVANKEPNRDDYTDASVAGISPKPERLSDIELGYRYKDDKLNIGANAYGMFYKNQLVVTGQINDVGASYRQNVDKSYRLGIELDGAYTISKQFILNANAALSRNKIKNFTEYYDDYDNGGKVVNNYELPDISYSPRAVLFGELVYKPVSGFAVALQSKYVSKQYLDNTQNNDRTINGYWVSNARLGYDFKFAGVKNINLGLLVNNIFDKRYENNGYTYGYQLGGSRVTENFFYPQAGTNFLLSLNVKF, from the coding sequence TTGAAAAATTTACTATTTGCAGCGCTTGTTGCAATATTGCCTTTCTTTGCATCGGCACAACTTGCTGTTACCGGCAAGGTAACGGACCAAAACCGTAATGCCCTACCTGGGGCCACCGTTAAAATAAAAAATAAGAAAACCATTGTATTGAGCGATGCAGGCGGAAACTTCACCCTATCAAACCTCGCTGATGGAAAATATACCTTTGTAGTGAGTTATGTTGGGTACAAAACTGAAGAAAAAACAGTAACCCTTTCGCAAAACAGTACGATAGATTTCTCTTTAACCGCGCAGAATTTTCTGGCCGATGAAGTGATTGTAAGGGCAACAAGGGCCACCGAAAAATCGGCAACTACTTATAAGAACATTGGCAAAGAAGAAATCCAGCAAAATAACTTTGGCCAGGATTTACCTTTTATTTTACAGAATACTCCAGGTGTGGTAGTTAATTCGGATGCAGGTGCTGGCGTTGGTTATACCGGAATCCGCATACGGGGAAGCGACAATAGCCGCATTAACGTAACGGTTAACGGTATTCCAATTAACGATAGCGAAAGTCAGGGAACATTTTACGTAAACATGCCCGATTTTGCTTCATCAGTTGATAATGTTCAGATTCAGCGAGGAGTAGGTACTTCGACCAATGGAGCCGGTGCTTTTGGTGCCAGCTTAAACATCCAGACTACCGCCAGCGAAACCGAACCTTATGCAGAAGTAAATAGCACTTATGGTAGTTTTGACACCTGGAAAAACACCGTAAAAGTTGGAACAGGCTTAATTAACAACCGTTTTAGTTTCGATGGCCGTTTATCGAGAATCAGTTCTGATGGCTATGTAGATCGTGGTTCATCTTTACTTAAATCTTATTTCCTTTCAGGTGCATACCATGGCAACAAGGATTTATTGCGCGTAAATGTTTTCTCTGGTAACGAAAAAACTTATCAGTCGTGGAATGGCATTCCGCAATCGCGTTTAGAAAATGATGTGGCTGGCATGAATGCCTATATAGCCCGGAATGAGCTTAGCGCGGAAGACGCAGCTAACCTGTTAAACTCAGGAAGAAGATATAACAGTTTCTTATACAATAACCAAACTGATAATTATGTTCAAAACCATTATCAGTTAATTTATGCGAGACAGTTCTCTGATCAGTTCTCTTTTAACGGAGCGCTACACTATACCCAGGGCTCAGGCTACTACGAAGAATACCGTGTGCAGGATCAACTAAAAAATTACGGCTTAAATCCGGTTGTTATTGCCGGTGGTACGCCAATTACCAAAACAGATTTGATTCGCCGCCGCTGGTTAGATAACGACTTTTATGGCGTTACCTATGCGTTTAACTATGTTCCGCAAAAGAACCTCAACTTTACGCTTGGTGGTGCATATAACGAATATAAAGGTGCACACTTTGGACAGGTTATCTGGGCACAATATGCCTCAAACGGCAATATAGACAGGCATTATTATGATAACGATGGCTTTAAAACAGACTTCAACACCTATGCTAAGGTTAACTACAGCCCTATAGAATCGTTAAGCTTGTTTGCTGATTTACAATACCGCCGCGTTTATTACGATATCGCCGGAACTGAAAACAAATTGAATTCACTCGCCATAAATAAAACTTTAAATTTCTTTAATCCTAAGTTTGGCGCTACTTACTTCATCAATCCCGAAAGTAATGTATATGCCTCATTCAGCGTGGCTAACAAAGAACCTAACCGTGATGATTATACCGATGCTTCGGTAGCAGGTATTTCGCCTAAACCAGAACGCTTAAGTGATATAGAATTGGGATACAGATATAAAGACGACAAATTAAACATCGGCGCAAATGCTTATGGTATGTTCTATAAAAACCAGTTGGTGGTTACCGGCCAAATAAATGATGTTGGAGCCAGTTATCGCCAGAATGTTGATAAAAGTTACCGTTTGGGTATAGAGCTGGATGGTGCCTACACCATCAGTAAACAGTTTATATTAAACGCCAACGCTGCATTAAGCCGCAACAAAATCAAGAATTTTACGGAGTATTATGATGATTACGATAATGGCGGCAAGGTAGTAAACAACTACGAACTTCCCGATATTTCGTACTCACCGCGTGCCGTACTTTTTGGCGAACTGGTCTACAAGCCGGTTAGTGGTTTTGCGGTAGCCTTACAAAGCAAATATGTAAGCAAGCAGTATTTAGATAACACCCAAAATAACGATCGTACAATAAATGGTTATTGGGTAAGTAATGCACGTTTAGGTTACGATTTCAAATTTGCCGGGGTTAAGAACATTAATCTGGGTTTATTGGTCAATAATATTTTTGATAAACGCTACGAGAACAATGGTTATACTTATGGCTACCAATTGGGCGGCAGCAGGGTTACCGAAAACTTCTTTTATCCACAGGCAGGAACCAACTTTTTATTAAGCCTGAATGTGAAGTTTTAA
- a CDS encoding thiamine phosphate synthase, translating to MKYIEKLHYITHDIPHLSHIEQAQLACEAGAKWIQYRCLSKTDEALLADINTIAETCDDWGTTLIVTNHIHLNGKADIQGFHIEDMDADFAAIRNQIGNDITLGGSANAIENLIRLAKQGVDYAGFGPFATTETKPNNLPLLGVEGYYKAVQELKAANIQLPVLAVGGIKIYDAEALMQTGVYGIAVSGAINFADDFIEAYQDFYTSIKENAVN from the coding sequence ATGAAATACATCGAAAAGCTCCACTACATCACACACGACATTCCACACCTCTCGCACATAGAGCAGGCACAACTGGCATGCGAAGCAGGAGCAAAGTGGATACAGTACCGTTGCTTGAGCAAAACCGATGAAGCACTTTTGGCCGATATAAATACCATTGCCGAAACCTGCGATGATTGGGGTACTACACTAATCGTTACCAATCACATTCATTTAAATGGCAAGGCCGATATACAGGGCTTTCATATTGAGGATATGGATGCAGATTTCGCTGCTATCCGCAACCAGATTGGCAACGATATTACGCTGGGTGGATCGGCAAATGCGATAGAAAACTTAATTCGTTTAGCTAAGCAGGGCGTAGATTATGCGGGCTTCGGGCCATTTGCTACAACCGAAACCAAGCCAAACAATTTGCCTCTGTTAGGAGTAGAAGGTTATTACAAAGCAGTGCAAGAACTTAAAGCGGCAAACATTCAACTACCCGTTTTGGCGGTAGGCGGCATTAAAATTTACGATGCTGAAGCCTTAATGCAAACCGGTGTTTATGGTATTGCCGTTTCCGGAGCGATAAATTTTGCCGATGATTTTATAGAAGCTTATCAGGATTTTTACACTTCAATTAAAGAAAATGCTGTGAATTAG
- a CDS encoding thiamine pyrophosphokinase, whose product MSSHHIVKEKQEPALYIDELGNFNEEFLGQLLEWSPTLLVNGNNYDKIVSLGLKVDVLVNGTNHDVQEDTKVVQGPVDALMVAINFLFEEKYPAVNVIAQKFDLEKFAGFEDKINLVVFTERAKHYPIKSGFSVWKPAGSEFLIHGNRYLEVTNLMQTEEEVFEVVNDGFVEFTFSGQPIFISEPI is encoded by the coding sequence ATGTCATCACATCACATTGTAAAAGAGAAACAAGAACCAGCTTTGTATATCGACGAGCTTGGCAATTTTAACGAAGAGTTTTTAGGACAGCTTTTGGAATGGAGCCCAACACTTTTGGTTAATGGCAACAACTACGACAAAATAGTCTCATTAGGCCTGAAGGTAGATGTTTTGGTAAACGGCACCAATCACGACGTTCAGGAAGATACCAAAGTTGTTCAGGGCCCGGTTGATGCATTAATGGTAGCTATCAACTTCTTATTTGAAGAAAAATATCCGGCAGTTAACGTGATTGCCCAAAAGTTCGACTTAGAAAAATTCGCAGGATTTGAAGATAAAATTAACCTGGTAGTATTTACAGAAAGAGCTAAACACTATCCTATTAAATCGGGCTTTTCTGTTTGGAAACCTGCTGGCAGCGAATTCTTAATTCACGGTAACCGTTACCTGGAGGTAACCAACCTGATGCAAACCGAAGAAGAAGTTTTCGAAGTGGTGAACGATGGCTTTGTAGAATTTACCTTTTCTGGACAACCTATTTTTATTAGCGAACCGATATGA
- a CDS encoding GNAT family N-acetyltransferase has protein sequence MITLRKAKEQDIEIIRDIAAATWPSTYLDIIGQAQIDYMLDKMYNQGELLKQLMEGHIFLIAEEGENQYGFAGYSIIGHEERIYKLHKLYVLPSAHGKGVGKILINEVFNQIKDAGGTALQLNVNKHNKAKDFYLKGGFTIKESVKLDIGEGYVMDDYVMEYKF, from the coding sequence ATGATTACCCTTAGAAAAGCAAAAGAACAGGATATAGAAATCATCAGGGATATTGCCGCAGCAACCTGGCCATCAACCTATCTGGATATTATTGGTCAGGCTCAGATTGATTATATGTTAGATAAAATGTACAACCAGGGCGAGCTGCTGAAACAATTGATGGAAGGCCATATTTTTTTGATTGCCGAAGAAGGCGAAAATCAATATGGTTTTGCGGGCTATTCCATTATCGGCCACGAAGAACGTATTTACAAATTACACAAACTATATGTGCTGCCATCAGCTCATGGTAAAGGCGTAGGTAAGATTTTGATTAACGAGGTTTTTAATCAGATAAAAGATGCCGGAGGAACGGCTTTACAGCTTAATGTTAACAAACACAATAAGGCTAAAGACTTTTACTTAAAAGGGGGCTTTACCATTAAAGAATCTGTAAAACTCGATATTGGCGAGGGGTATGTTATGGACGATTATGTAATGGAATATAAATTCTAA
- a CDS encoding YgcG family protein translates to MKYILSLLLIFVTFTTFSQIPKPLKDTYVNDFAKVLSKSEIKKLNDTIKQIEKKSGVQLALVIVNKIPKEYDIEEYSLIIARRWKVGNKEDGLVYVAAVKQRKQRLEVAYNLETIFNAETSQDALAKTKAHFRLKDYGKGLFALVSDIAFKLDSAGYGEPPAVQSLVAVDKQEAKTVSHQKSDHSLSLLGFFGIAFATIVVMLIIRLFRRRPSGPPQVGGDYGGYNNGYDGGYNGGRRSGMGSFFAGAATGYFANSFLNRNRYHNNVPLLNKHNRKNVQATKVISAIGDHPVIIHRTVTVLQVVDFQAEG, encoded by the coding sequence ATGAAATATATATTATCGCTCCTACTAATTTTCGTAACGTTTACTACATTTTCGCAAATACCAAAACCTTTAAAAGACACTTATGTAAATGATTTTGCAAAAGTGCTTTCTAAGTCGGAAATTAAAAAATTAAACGATACCATTAAACAAATCGAAAAAAAATCAGGTGTACAACTTGCACTTGTTATTGTAAATAAAATACCAAAGGAATACGATATTGAAGAATATTCGTTAATTATTGCCCGCAGATGGAAAGTTGGCAATAAAGAGGATGGTTTAGTTTACGTTGCCGCAGTAAAGCAACGAAAGCAACGACTCGAAGTAGCCTATAACCTTGAAACTATTTTTAATGCTGAAACCAGTCAGGATGCACTAGCTAAAACAAAGGCACATTTTCGTCTAAAAGATTATGGAAAGGGCCTCTTTGCATTGGTGTCCGATATTGCTTTTAAACTTGATAGTGCAGGCTATGGCGAACCGCCCGCAGTACAATCTCTTGTGGCTGTTGATAAACAGGAAGCCAAAACTGTTAGCCATCAAAAATCTGACCACAGCTTATCATTGCTTGGTTTTTTTGGGATTGCATTTGCAACAATCGTAGTGATGCTCATTATCAGACTTTTTAGACGAAGACCAAGCGGCCCTCCGCAGGTAGGAGGTGATTATGGAGGCTATAATAACGGTTATGATGGTGGCTACAATGGCGGTCGCAGAAGCGGCATGGGCTCCTTTTTTGCGGGCGCAGCAACTGGTTATTTCGCGAATAGTTTTTTAAACAGGAATAGATATCACAATAATGTTCCCCTCCTCAACAAACACAACAGGAAGAACGTCCAAGCAACGAAAGTAATTTCGGCGATTGGGGATCATCCCGTGATAATTCATCGAACGGTAACAGTTCTTCAAGTGGTGGATTTTCAGGCGGAGGGCTAG
- a CDS encoding outer membrane beta-barrel protein, whose product MKNLYKISFILSFFFTTTQLFAQTTAKPNISGVILDENNKPADYVTVVLFKAADSSIVKTAFTDPNGTFGFIVPGKGSYFYKASNMGYKTFKSKTVTVAEDNQKIDFGTAQLVATAQNLKEVNVAVTKPLIERKMDKIVMNVSNSSIMTGSSALEVLQKAPGVTVDQNDKISMMGKQGVLIQLDGKQTYMSSADVANLLRNMQSSDIESIELITNPSSKYDASGNSGIINIKTKKNKNGGTNGSVNGSLGYGKNLRANAGLNLNHRTQKLNLFGNYNYGKFERDNLIAIDRISNGTPDTYFMQVGESNRKQYNNNFKAGLDYFIDKKNTIGLLVNGYFNHGTEAAGNNTLIGPSFQKIDSTLISNSLQTNKYNNVSYNLNYKSVLDTAGSEISADVDYSKYNGNDGSDYANDYLFANGNRIRPISYIRNNTPSIIDIKAFKVDYNVSLSKTVKLEAGVKSSWVKTDNDLQAEEFVNNVWQNDVRRSNQFIYDENVNAAYTNLNKQFKNTSVQIGLRMEQTNSKGNLVTTNTVVKRNYWDFFPTLFVQQNLSKNNQLGFSYSRRIDRPSYDALNPFIYYLDQYTYSKGNPFLNPQYTHNFELSYTLLQKYILSIGYSRVNDVIAEVILPDAVNKALYQTNANIATNISYNANLNVPVQITKWWQTNNNLNVFYLSFEAPDLAGSALKTGKTSFQFKSQQTFTIVNGFTAELNGNYESPLDYGTLSLKARYSIDAGLSKTLFNKKASLKLALSDIFNMSENNLSSAYPGLTYTVHQKNETRVGRISFTYRFGKNEIKPARRRTTGTEAEQGRMKN is encoded by the coding sequence ATGAAAAATTTATACAAAATATCATTCATCCTTAGTTTCTTTTTTACCACTACACAGCTTTTTGCCCAAACAACAGCTAAGCCCAATATTAGCGGGGTAATTCTGGATGAAAACAATAAACCGGCAGATTATGTTACCGTAGTGCTCTTCAAAGCAGCAGATTCGAGTATCGTTAAAACAGCCTTTACCGATCCAAATGGTACGTTTGGCTTTATAGTACCGGGCAAAGGAAGTTACTTTTACAAAGCCAGCAACATGGGGTATAAAACCTTTAAAAGTAAAACCGTTACGGTAGCTGAAGACAATCAGAAAATTGATTTCGGCACAGCTCAGCTGGTTGCGACTGCACAGAATTTAAAGGAGGTAAACGTAGCCGTTACCAAGCCGCTGATTGAAAGAAAGATGGATAAAATTGTGATGAATGTTTCTAACAGTTCTATCATGACGGGTTCTTCGGCATTAGAGGTTTTACAGAAAGCACCGGGTGTAACGGTCGATCAGAATGATAAAATTTCGATGATGGGTAAACAAGGCGTACTGATTCAGCTGGATGGAAAACAAACCTACATGAGCAGTGCCGATGTAGCCAACTTGCTGCGTAACATGCAGAGCTCCGACATAGAAAGTATCGAGCTGATTACCAATCCATCTTCCAAATACGATGCATCGGGTAATTCAGGAATTATTAATATTAAAACCAAAAAGAATAAAAACGGTGGAACGAATGGTAGTGTAAATGGTTCGCTGGGTTATGGTAAAAACCTGAGGGCAAATGCAGGTTTAAACCTGAATCACCGTACGCAGAAGCTAAATCTTTTTGGTAATTATAACTATGGTAAGTTTGAGCGTGATAACCTGATCGCAATCGACCGGATTTCGAACGGAACGCCAGATACTTACTTTATGCAGGTTGGCGAGAGTAACAGGAAACAGTATAACAATAATTTTAAGGCAGGTTTAGATTATTTTATCGATAAGAAAAATACTATTGGTTTACTGGTAAACGGTTATTTTAACCATGGCACCGAAGCTGCAGGAAACAATACCTTAATCGGTCCGTCTTTTCAAAAAATTGATTCTACATTGATTTCAAACAGTCTGCAAACAAATAAGTACAACAACGTTTCTTACAATTTAAACTATAAATCTGTTTTAGATACTGCTGGTTCAGAAATTTCGGCGGATGTAGATTATTCTAAATACAATGGGAACGATGGTTCTGATTACGCAAACGATTATTTATTTGCTAATGGAAACCGGATTCGCCCCATCAGTTACATTAGAAACAACACCCCATCAATTATAGATATTAAAGCCTTTAAGGTTGATTATAATGTATCGTTAAGTAAAACGGTTAAACTCGAAGCTGGTGTTAAGAGTAGTTGGGTTAAAACCGACAATGACTTGCAGGCTGAGGAATTTGTGAATAATGTTTGGCAAAACGATGTACGCCGCAGTAATCAGTTTATTTACGATGAAAATGTAAACGCCGCTTATACCAACTTAAACAAGCAGTTTAAAAATACCAGTGTACAGATTGGTTTAAGGATGGAACAAACCAATTCGAAAGGAAATTTAGTAACAACCAATACAGTGGTAAAACGAAATTACTGGGATTTTTTCCCAACACTATTTGTGCAACAAAACCTTTCTAAAAACAATCAGCTGGGTTTTTCGTACAGCAGAAGGATAGACCGGCCGAGTTATGATGCTTTAAACCCTTTTATTTATTATCTCGATCAATATACTTACAGCAAAGGAAATCCTTTTTTAAATCCTCAGTATACGCATAATTTTGAACTCAGCTATACCCTGTTGCAGAAATATATATTATCTATCGGCTATAGCCGGGTAAATGATGTAATTGCTGAAGTGATTTTACCAGATGCTGTAAATAAAGCACTTTATCAAACCAATGCCAATATCGCTACCAATATCAGTTACAATGCCAACTTAAATGTGCCAGTTCAGATTACCAAATGGTGGCAAACCAATAATAATTTGAATGTTTTTTATCTGAGTTTCGAAGCTCCGGATTTAGCGGGAAGCGCTCTGAAAACAGGAAAAACATCTTTCCAGTTTAAATCGCAGCAAACCTTTACTATTGTAAACGGCTTTACGGCAGAGCTAAATGGGAACTACGAATCGCCTCTTGATTATGGTACCCTTAGCTTAAAAGCCCGTTATTCTATCGATGCAGGTTTAAGCAAAACGCTGTTTAACAAAAAGGCAAGTTTAAAACTGGCGCTGTCTGATATATTCAATATGTCGGAAAATAACTTATCGAGCGCATATCCAGGTTTGACCTATACTGTGCATCAAAAAAACGAAACCCGTGTTGGACGGATCAGCTTTACTTATCGTTTTGGTAAAAATGAAATCAAGCCTGCACGCCGCCGCACTACTGGTACAGAAGCAGAACAGGGAAGGATGAAGAATTAA